CCGACGGCGCGGGCGTACGCCTGTTTCGCGTCATCGGTGGCCAGACGCTGCCGGAGCTCGATCCCTTCCTGCTGCTGGACGAATTCGTGTCGGACGATCCGGACGACTACATCGGCGGCTTCCCGGACCATCCCCATCGCGGCTTCGAGACCGTCACCTACATGCTGGCGGGCCGCATGCGCCACGGCGACAACCAGGGCAACAGCGGCCTGCTGCAGGCCGGCAGCGTGCAGTGGATGACGGCCGGGCGCGGCATCCTGCATTCGGAAATGCCGGAGCAGGAGAACGGCCTCATGTGGGGCTTCCAGCTGTGGGTCAACCTGCCGGCGCGCTCGAAGATGATGGCGCCGCGCTACCAGGACATTGCGCCGTCCGACATTCCGGTCGTCATCACGCCCGCCGGCAATCGCATGAAAGTCATCGCCGGCGCGTTTCACGGCGCGCAAGGGCCGGTGGCGGGCATCGAGGCCGAACCGGTGTATGTCGACATCGAGTTCGGCGCCGGCGCGCGCGAAACGGTGGCCTTGCCCGGCACGCACAATGCCTTCGTGTATTGCTACCAGGGCGCGGTGACGGTCGGCGATGCCGACCCGACGCTGGTCGGACATCGGCGCCTGGCGGTGCTGTCGGCCGGGCCGACGGTCGCGCTCACCGCCGGCGACGAGGGCGCGAAAGTGATCGTGGTGGCGGGCAAGCCCTTCAACGAACCGGTGGCCCGCTACGGCCCGTTCGTGATGAACACGCGCGAAGAGTTGATGCAGGCGGTCGACGATTTGCGCAACGGCCGCTTCTGAGCGGCGCGCGCTCAGCCGGGAAAGGCGGCGCGCGTCGCCATCCACAGGTAGCCTAAGCCGAACGCGACCAACAGCAGCACGCCCAACTGGTCGCCCGTCGCCAGCGAACGTTCGTCTTCCCAGCGCCGCGCCAGGGCGCGTTCGCGCGCGAACATGAACAAGGGCAAGGCCGCACTGAACGCGACCAGGCAGCCGAACACCACGTAGCCCCACACCATGCCGATACGCAGGCGGCGCGCTTCGGCCAGCATCCACGCGCTCGCGGCGATACACACGAAGATCAAATCGATGGTGGCGAAACGGCTGGCGGGATGCAGCAAGGTGTCGCGCCAGAACTGGCGCTGCGCGTCGAGGAACGACAGCTCGAGATAGTCCAGGATCTGCGACCAGGTGCCGAGCAGCGCGACCACGGCCAGCAGCAGCCAGCCGGCCTGTCGCGCGTGGGTGTTCAG
The Pseudomonadota bacterium DNA segment above includes these coding regions:
- a CDS encoding DUF2834 domain-containing protein, whose product is MRLNTHARQAGWLLLAVVALLGTWSQILDYLELSFLDAQRQFWRDTLLHPASRFATIDLIFVCIAASAWMLAEARRLRIGMVWGYVVFGCLVAFSAALPLFMFARERALARRWEDERSLATGDQLGVLLLVAFGLGYLWMATRAAFPG
- a CDS encoding pirin family protein; amino-acid sequence: MNPTHTERSVTRIVQGQATSDGAGVRLFRVIGGQTLPELDPFLLLDEFVSDDPDDYIGGFPDHPHRGFETVTYMLAGRMRHGDNQGNSGLLQAGSVQWMTAGRGILHSEMPEQENGLMWGFQLWVNLPARSKMMAPRYQDIAPSDIPVVITPAGNRMKVIAGAFHGAQGPVAGIEAEPVYVDIEFGAGARETVALPGTHNAFVYCYQGAVTVGDADPTLVGHRRLAVLSAGPTVALTAGDEGAKVIVVAGKPFNEPVARYGPFVMNTREELMQAVDDLRNGRF